A segment of the Lactobacillus sp. ESL0700 genome:
GTGTTAACACTGCGCCTGAAATCGCTGAAAACGGCGAGCCCGGTGAAGACCGTGTTCTTCGGCTGGAGTTAAAGGTGTTAGCTGATGTTGGATTAGTTGGTTTCCCATCCGTTGGTAAGTCAACTCTATTATCAGTTGTTACTAAGGCCAAGCCAAAAATTGCGGCCTATTCATTTACCACATTGACACCTAATTTGGGAATGGTTATCTTACCTGATGGCCGTGACTTCTCAATGGCTGACTTGCCCGGATTAATTGAAGGTGCAAGTCAGGGTGTAGGTCTAGGCATCCAATTTTTACGGCATATTGAGCGCACAAAAGTTATTCTGCACTTGGTTTCAATGGATCCAAATAATGGTCGCGATGCACTCACTGATTATCAGGCAATTCGTAAAGAGTTGTTGACTTATGATGACAGTCTTCAAGATAAGCAGGAGTTAATTGTTGCTTCGCAAATGGACATTCCAGGTTCAGACGAAAAGCTGGCAGAGTTTAAGCAAAACTTGCAAGAAGCAGGGATTAAAGAACCAGTTTATGCAATTTCGAGTGTGGCACACAAAGGTGTTGATGTCCTGATGCAAGATACTGCAACAATGGTTGCCGAAGTCGAAAAAAGACAAGCTGAGCAAGCACCTAAACAAGTTGAAGAAACTAAAGAATACAAGTTTACCGCTCCTAAGAAGAATGAATTTACAATTGAAAAACTTGAAGACCATGTCTTTGAGATTAAGAGTGAAAGTTTGCTTCGGTTAGTTGAGCGGACCAACATTGATTATCATGATGGGATTATGCGGTTAGCTCGTAAGCTGAAGAATTTAGGCGTTGATGACGCTTTACGCGAAAAAGGAGCCGTAGACGGCGACGACGTAATAATTGGTACATTCAATTTTGAATTTGTCCAATAGAATCATTAAATAGAAAAAGTTAGACATTATGACAAAAAATCGGTTTATTACAGGATACTCTGGACTTAGAGCATTGGCAGTTATTGGTGTGATTTTATATCACCTGAATCCTAATACTTTCGTCGGTGGTTATCTTGGGGTGCCGATCTTTTTTGTGTTATCGGGATATTTGGTTACTGATCATATGTTTAAGGCATATCGTGAGCAAGGGTATTACGATCAACACAAATTTTATTTTGGCCGCATAAAAAAATTGTACCCGCCGTTAATTGCTGTTTTATGGTTGTCGGCGGCATATATCTTTTTGTTTCAACGTAATTTACTGGTCAAGTTAGCGCAAATCGTAGTCGCCAACTTGCTGAATGTTTATAATTTTTGGCAAATTATAAATGGCCAGAGTTATTTTGAGCGGTTTGCTACCAATGAATCACCGTTCACGCATTTATGGACAATGTCCATTAACGGTCAATTTTATCTTTTATGGCCAATCGTGATTTATTTGCTGGTTAAATTCGCTAAAAAGCGCAAGACTACCTTTTGGATTTTGTTTGGTGTGTCTCTTGCATCAGCACTAGAAATGGCGCTTTTGTATCATAGCGGGGTTGACATTAACCGAATTTATTACGGCACAGATACGCGTTTCTTTTCTTTAGGATTAGGTGCGGCATTAGCTGTAATTTGGCCAATGGAAAAGTTACGGACCGATGTAACCATTACTGATACTTATATTCTTGATGGCGTCGGGCTAGTGGCATTAGCCGGGTTAATTTGGCTGTTCTTTAGTCCGCAAATGGATCCGGAGCATAGTTTTACTTATAACGGCGGGATGTTATTGTTTACGGTGCTAACAGCTATCTTAGTTGGCATTATTGCTCATCCTAGCAGTCACTGGAATAAGTGGCTGACCAATCCGGTGTTTAATTGGATTGGCTCGCGGAGCTATGGGATTTATCTTTATCAATTTCCCGTAATGATTTTCTTTGAAGACAAGGTAACGAATGTAGCTGATCATGTTTTCTTATATCCACTGATTGAAATTGCATTGATTTTGGTCTTAAGCGAGATTTCTTACCGGTTTATTGAACGGCCTCTGGGCAAAATTACATGGGTTAAGCTTAAGAACTATTGTAGTCAGCTGTTTAAGAAATCAACAACCAATTATTTTGCTAAGCTACAGGCAATTATTAGTTGTCTAGTGTTTTTAATTGGTACTGCAGCCATCTTAGTTTCACCTACAGTCAAAGCCCGCGATTTTAATAAGTCGCAATTAGCTACAAGAATTAGAGCTAACCAGGTTCAACAGAAAAAAGATAATCAAGTTTTAATTACTAAATTGCAAAAAGCCAAGAAAAAAACGCGCCAAAGGACTAAACTAGTTAATGAGGCACATCGTGCAGCCAAAAGCCATCCAGTTAACCAGTCTTTTGAAAAGTATGGTATTTCGCAGGTAGATTTACAATTAGCGCGAAAAGTGCAACTAACGGCGATTGGGGATTCCGTAATGGCAGGCTCAAGCGACACTCTTAGGCAGCTGATGCCTAAAGCAGTTATTGATGCCGCAATTTCAAGGCAGTTAAATGCGGCCTTTGGCTTAATCAGTCAATATCAGGCGCAAAAGGCGTTAGATAACAATGTCTTAATTGGATTAGGAACTAACGGGCCATTTCCAATGACTGACTTAGATCAGTTAATGAAGCAAGTAGGTCCAAAGACGCAAGTCTTTTGGATTAACACGCACGTGCCAAGTAAACCGTGGCAAAATCAGGTTAATAGTTTGCTAGAAACGGCAGCTAAAAAATATCGCAATTTAATTATTATTGATTGGTATAATTATTCAAAGAAGCATCCTAGCTGGTTTTATCAGGACAACACACACCCAACTCCAGTAGGATCAAAGTATTATAGTGCTTTGATTGCCAAAACAATTGCTAAGCACGCAAGATTTTAGAACAGGAAATATATGGAACTACAATTTCTAGGTACAGGGGCAGGGCAGCCGTCCAAAAAACGTAATGTATCAAGTATTGCATTAAAGATGCTTGATGAAATAAATGAAATATGGTTATTTGATGTTGGAGAAGCTACGCAGCACCAGATATTGCGGACAAATATTCGTTTGCGCAAGGTAACCAAAATTTTTATTTCGCATAATCATGGCGACCATATTTTTGGCTTGCCTGGATTACTTGCCACGAGATCATTTCAGGGGGATGTTGGCCCCCTAACAATTTATGGTCCAAGTGGCTTGGAACAATTTGTCCGGACAGCATTGCGGGTTTCACGAACTAAGGTTACTTATCCGATTAAGTTTGTTGTTTTGGACCAAGGCGGCTTAATTTATCAAGGACAAGGATTTAAGGTCTATGCCGAAAAATTGGTTCACCGTGTACCTAGTTTTGGCTATCGGGTAGTTGAGGATTCTCATCAAGGTGAACTTTTGATGGATAAATTAGCGCAATATAATGTACCTAATGGACCATTACTTGGTAAACTTAAAAATGGTGAACAAATTTCATTAGCCGATGGTACTGTGTTAGATGGTCATGACTTTTTAGGTCCCGATAAACCTGGTAGAATAGTAACAATTATTTATGATACTCGTTCGACACCAACAATTGCCAAATTAGCTAAGAATGCGGATATTCTAGTTCATGAATCAACGTTTGCTGGCAATGAAGCTGACTTAGCGCATTCATATTATCATTCGACTGCGGTTGAAGCGGCTAAGATTGCGCGCGATAATGGGGTTAAAAGTTTATACTTAAATCACATTTCGGCTAGATATTTGGGTGCTAAAGCTAAAAATTTAGAAAAACAGGCTCGAAAAGTATTTCCAAATACCAATTTAGCTAATGATTTTGATCGAGTAGAGATTCCAATGAAAGGTGAAAACAATGAGTGATTCGTTAAGAAATAAAGTAGTGGTTGTAACTGGTGCTTCCAGCGGCATTGGGCGTTCAATTGCGTTAGAAAGTGCCGGACGTGGGGCAACAGTGATTTTGATTGCTCGCAGTAAGGATAAACTTGAGCGGATTGCGGCCGAAGCACGTGAATTATCTGGTGCGGCATCTTATACTTTTCCAACCGATATGGGCGAAAGTGAAGAAATTGACGCTACTTTTAAGGAAATCATTAAGGTAACTAAGCACATTGATTATTTAGTTAACTGTGCTGGCTTTGGCAAATTTGAGCAATTTGTTGAAATGAACCGCCGAGAAGTAACCGCGATGTTTCAGGTTAATGTCTTAGGCTTAATGTATTTCACTCGTTTAATTGGCCGGGTGATGATGGACCAAAAGAGCGGGCAAATTATTAACTTCGGCTCGATTGCCGGCAAGATACCAACAGTTAAGTCTGCCGCATACAGTGCATCAAAGGCAGCTGTTATCCAATTTTCTAATGTTTTACGGTTGGAATTAAAGTCATTTGGCGTCAAGGTCATGACCGTTAATCCGGGACCGGTCTACACTAATTTCTTTAATATTGCTGATAAGAGCGGTAATTACGCTCAAAATGTTGAAAGATTTATGCTTGATCCTGATGATGTTGCTTGGCAAGTTGTCCATTACTTTGGCAGCAATAAGCGCGAGCTTAATTTACCAGTCAGCTTGGCTGTCTTAGCTAAGTTATATGATTTGTTCCCAACTATTGGTGATAGTCTATCATTGAAGTACGCTTCAAGAAAGTAGAGCTTAATATGAAAGATAAAATGCAACAGGCTAAATTAATTTTCAGTTTAGTTCTAATTTTATTAGCCGTAATTTTCGTTGTTCTCAATACTAACCAAGTAGCAATCAGTTTTGGCTTCTTTGATGTCAAATTGCCACTAATTATTGTGCTGGTCGTTATGATCATTATCGGGGTTCTAATTGGTTGGTTTTGGGGTTCCAACAAGGGCAATCATGATAAGAAAAGCTAATAAATCTTGATTTATTTATCATTCAATAGTATCATTAACACACGTGAGGTAATTTAGGCACTTTTATTAGTGTCCTAAAACTTAAATCTACAATAAAGGAGATCAATTTAAATGGCAGTTCCTAAGAGACATACTTCTAAGCAAAAGAAACGTTCACGTCGTGGCCATATCAAGTTAGCTGTTCCAGCAATGCATTACGATGCAACTACTGGTGAATACCGTTTGAGTCACCGTGTTTCACCTAAAGGTTATTACAAGGGTCGTCAAGTGGTTAACGAAACTAGCGCTAGCGACAACAACTAATTAAAGGACACCGAAATTTTTGGTGTCTTTTTTTTGCCCTAAATTTTTATAGAAAGAAAAAAGATTATGAAATTAGTATTTTTACATTCTAGTGATATTCATGGTTATTTGCTAGCGACGGATTATCAGACAAATACGGATTATGATGCTCCTTTTGGGTTAAGTCGAGTTGCTAGTGTCATTAAAGCAGAACAGGCAAAATATGGCGCTGAAAACGTGATTGTTACTGATGCGGGTGATTGCCTTCAGGGAGCGCCACTAGCTTCCTACGTCCATAATGCGGGCACAAAAGAGGCACTTAAGCAGTATACAGATGTTTATAATGCTATTGGCTATGACGCACGAGTCTTAGGCAATCATGATTTTAACTATGGCTTAGATTACCTGAAGTATTATATTGCGCAAAATACGGCGCCAATGTTGAATGCTAATATTTTAAATCAAAACACTAATGAGCCAGCGTTCGGTCAGGCTTATCGCATCATTGAAAAGCATGGAGTTAAGGTAGGACTAATTGGAATTACCACTCAGTACATTCCGCATTGGGAACCAGCAGACCATGTTGCTGGGTTAAAATTTACTTCCGCCTTTGCCGAGGTTAAGCATTACGCACAAATTTTACGTCCTCAAGTTGACGTTTTAGGGGTTATTTATCACGGCGGGTTTGAAGATGATCCGCAAACAGGTAGTGAGATTATGCCGCATAATGGCGAAAATGAGGGCGCCCAAATTTTAGCGCAAATCCCTGAAGTTGATGTCTTTTTAACTGGCCACCAACACCAAAAAATGCAGATGGTGGTTAATCAGACTGCCATTGTCCAACCGGGTTATCGCGGCGAGGCCGTTGGTAAGGTAGTGCTCGACATTGACGATACAACTAAAAAAATCACGTCAATGTCAACTGAGCTGATTACGACCAAGGATTTTGCAGCAGATCAGACAGTTAATAAGTTAACCAAAGCGCTGGATCAAAAAACACAAAGTTGGTTAGATCAACCGATTGCCACACTAAGTGAGCCAGCACCGATTGGCAATGCCACTAAGGCAAGGCTAGAGGGGGCACCGTTTATTAATTTGCTGCAGGCGATGCAGCTGCACTTTACCGGTGCTGATATTTCTGCGACGGCGGTAATGAGCGAAACAGCTAAGGGCTTTGACAAGCAGGTGACGATGCGGGATATTTTGCTTAATTATCCGTATTCTAACCAGCTATGCAAAGTAAAATTAACTGGCCGCGCGTTACGCCATGTGATTGAACATAGTTTGTCATTTTTGACTAAAGATGCTGCGGGCAAAGTAACTTTTTTGCCAGAAAAACGGGCGTTTCTCTTTAACTTTGATGTTTTTTATCCTGTAAATTATGAAGCAGATATTGCTCGTCCAGTTGGCCAGCGCCTAACTAAATTGGAATTAAACGGCCATCCAATTGAAGACGAACACACCTATTACTTGGCCGTTAACAATTATCGGGTAATGGGCGGCGGCTTTTATCCTGAGTACAGCCCAGATAAAATTGAAGAAATTTCTGATAAGGATTACGTGCAAATGTTTCAGGAATTTTTAACAAGTGGGCAAGTTAAAGTTGACACGCAGGCTAATTATCATTTCTTTTAGACATAAAAACCGCTAGCCAAAGCAGCTAGCGGTTTTTAAATTCAAAATTATTTAAGCTTGGTAAAATTACTTTTATCTTTACTTGAATGAGCGGTAATTGTTGGTATAATTGCCGCAAACAAAATACCGAAGATTATACCAACAATCACGGCATCTTGTAAATTAAAGACGTTCTGTGTTAACGGTGCAGCGATAAAACCCACGATTAACATGTAAACAACGCTCCAACAGATAGTCACTATATAACGACCCATAGTAGTTCCCTCTTTCATACATAGTAGAATTTTAGCAAAATTTATGTGCTTTTTCAAACTAAAAAGTTAGTTTTTGGTATACTGATTTTAGAAGAAAGGTGGAGCTTAAAGATGAAAATCGCCGCATTACAAAATATTAGCTCGTTTACGCTGCTGGCTAGTCCGATTAAAATTAAGGACTTGCTGCAAGCGGCAAAGGAGCAAGGGTATGAGGCTGTTGCATTAACGGATATTAATTTTACTTACGGATTGGTTAATTTTTATGAATTAGCCCAAAAAGTTGGTATTAAGCCGCTATTGGGGATGCAGCTGCGACTTAATGGCTTAATTGATAGTGCCCACCAATATGACTTAATTGCTCTAGCTAAGTCAGATGCAGGTTACCGTAATCTTTTGCGATTATCTAGTGCGATTAATTTGTTAACTGAGAATGGGACCAATCAAAAGATTTTGACTTTAACGGAATTAACAAAGTACTTAGGTGAATTAGTGCTGGTTGTCCCGGCTAATGACCGCAGTGAATTGGTCCACTTGCAAGAGCAGCAGGAACAATTAGGGAATGATTTTGTTCGCCAGTTGCTTAAGTTAGTGCCGCAATCGAGTTCGCTTTATTTAGGCGTATACGCCTCACACCACCAGGAAAATTATCTAGCTTATGTTCAAGCGCTGGCAAAGCAGTTTTCTCTTCCCGCGGTCGCTGTGGAAGATACACGCTATTTGAAACCAAATGAGCAATTTTTGCGGCGGACACTGCAGGCAATTAAAGCGGGAACAGTTCTGCAAGATACCGAGGAAATAGCCAAGCAAAAGGGGTCACACTTTTTAGCATCAGCTCAGGAATTAAGTGCTCGCTATCATGAAATGGACTTAGACGATGCGCTAGCGAATACTTGGCAAATTGCTCAGGATTGCAACGCTAAAGTGATTTTTCGGACGCCAGTTTTGCCCCAATATAAGCAGCAAAAATTTCCAACTTCGAAGGAATATTTGAATTATTTAGCGCAAAAAGGCTTGCAGGCAAGGTTTACTAATCGACCAGTTCCGGCTAACTACCAAAAGCAGCTTGATTATGAGCTAGGTGTCATTGACCAGATGGGCTTTAATGATTATTTCTTGATTGTTTGGGATGTAATCAATTATTGCCATCGCGCAGGAATTACTACTGGGCCGGGACGTGGTTCTGCTTGCGGCTCTCTAGTATCGTATTCTTTAAAAATTACCGAAGTTGATCCAATTCAGTACCATTTGTTGTTCGAGCGTTTTTTAAATCCAGCAAGACACGAAATGCCAGATATTGATTTGGATATTCCAGACAATCGGCGTGATGATGTAATTAAGTATATGTTCCAAAAATACGGCATGGATCATGCCGCGCAGATTCTAACCTTTGGCACATTAGCTGCTAAGCAGGTTTTACGTGATACGGGGCGCGTATTTGGGTTAAGCGAGGTTGAATTAACTAAGTGGTCGAATAGTGTTCCCTTTGCTAAGGGCAAAATTACGCTGCAGGAGGCTTATAAGCAGTCGACAAAGATGCGCCTGTTAGTCGGTGCTAGTGCCAAAAATAAATTGCTGTTTCAAACAGCTAGTAGACTAGAAGGCTTGCCGCGTCATTATTCAATCCATGCAGCCGGACTGGTAATTAGTGATAATTCCATTGCTGGGATTTCTGGCTTACAAACGGGGCAGTTGGGGATTCCAGTTACCCAGCAAACTAAAAAATACGTTGAAGCACTTGGCTTATTAAAGATTGACTTTTTAGGTTTACGTAATTTAACAATTTTGGGCGATACGCTGGACTTAATTGCCCAGCAGGGTAAAAAAATCGACCCTAATCAGATACCACTAGATGATCCCCAGACAATGACGGCATTTCAGCAAGGGAATACCGATTTGGTTTTCCAATTTGAATCAGGCGGGATCAGGCAGGTCTTGCGCGAATTACACCCAGATAATTTTGAGGATTTAGTAGCTGTTAACGCTCTTTACCGTCCGGGTCCAATGCAAAATATTCAAACCTTCATTGCTCGGAAAAAAGGTAAGCAGAAAGTTACTTATCCTGACCCAAGTTTGAAGACGATTTTAGCACCGACATACGGCATCTTAGTTTATCAAGAGCAGGTAATGCAGACGGCACAAGTGCTAGCTGGCTTTTCACTAGGTGAAGCCGATATTTTGCGCCGAGCAATGTCTAAGAAAAAGCAGGATGTCATTGAACAAGAGCGGGCAAAGTTTATTGCGGGTGCAGTTAAAAAAGGACATGCCAAAGAAGTTGCTAGCCGAGTTTACAATTATATTGAACAGTTTGCCAATTATGGTTTTAACCGTTCGCACGCGGTGGCCTATACTAAGATTGCTTTTTGGCTGGCGTATTTAAAAGTTCATTATCCAGCTGAATTTTACGCAGCAATGCTTAATTCAAATAGCGGCAGCCGCTTGAAGCTAAGTGATTACGTGATGCGTGCTCAGGAGGCTGGTACCAAGATTTTGCCGCCCGATATTAACCACAGTACTTTGGATTATCAGGTCATTAATGGCAGGATTTTAGTCAGCCTGAAGGCAGTCAAGGGTGTGCGGCTGGATTTATTAAAGGAAATTATTCAAGTTAGAACGCAAAAGCCATTTGCTTCACTTGATGACTTCTTGCGGCGAATTGATGTTAAGTTTATTAAGGTAAAAGTCATTCAGGCGTTAATTCAGGCCGGGTGTTTTGATCACTTGTATCCTAACCGTAAGGAACTACTGGCAAATAGCCAAGAAATCATTGAAAATGTTGAACTGACCGGGCAGAACATCGCTCTTTCTGAAAGTTTGGGTGGTGTCCCGATGAAGGAAGTCCCTGAAGCTACTAACGCGGAAAAGGCAGAAATGGAAA
Coding sequences within it:
- the obgE gene encoding GTPase ObgE encodes the protein MPTFVDQTKIEVQAGKGGDGMVAFRHEKYVPNGGPAGGDGGRGGSIIFVADSGLRTLMDFRYRRKFKAEPGENGRIKSQYGRGAKDLYLKVPVGTTVYDFETNEEIGDLTENKQELVVAHGGRGGRGNIHFATSVNTAPEIAENGEPGEDRVLRLELKVLADVGLVGFPSVGKSTLLSVVTKAKPKIAAYSFTTLTPNLGMVILPDGRDFSMADLPGLIEGASQGVGLGIQFLRHIERTKVILHLVSMDPNNGRDALTDYQAIRKELLTYDDSLQDKQELIVASQMDIPGSDEKLAEFKQNLQEAGIKEPVYAISSVAHKGVDVLMQDTATMVAEVEKRQAEQAPKQVEETKEYKFTAPKKNEFTIEKLEDHVFEIKSESLLRLVERTNIDYHDGIMRLARKLKNLGVDDALREKGAVDGDDVIIGTFNFEFVQ
- a CDS encoding acyltransferase family protein, producing the protein MTKNRFITGYSGLRALAVIGVILYHLNPNTFVGGYLGVPIFFVLSGYLVTDHMFKAYREQGYYDQHKFYFGRIKKLYPPLIAVLWLSAAYIFLFQRNLLVKLAQIVVANLLNVYNFWQIINGQSYFERFATNESPFTHLWTMSINGQFYLLWPIVIYLLVKFAKKRKTTFWILFGVSLASALEMALLYHSGVDINRIYYGTDTRFFSLGLGAALAVIWPMEKLRTDVTITDTYILDGVGLVALAGLIWLFFSPQMDPEHSFTYNGGMLLFTVLTAILVGIIAHPSSHWNKWLTNPVFNWIGSRSYGIYLYQFPVMIFFEDKVTNVADHVFLYPLIEIALILVLSEISYRFIERPLGKITWVKLKNYCSQLFKKSTTNYFAKLQAIISCLVFLIGTAAILVSPTVKARDFNKSQLATRIRANQVQQKKDNQVLITKLQKAKKKTRQRTKLVNEAHRAAKSHPVNQSFEKYGISQVDLQLARKVQLTAIGDSVMAGSSDTLRQLMPKAVIDAAISRQLNAAFGLISQYQAQKALDNNVLIGLGTNGPFPMTDLDQLMKQVGPKTQVFWINTHVPSKPWQNQVNSLLETAAKKYRNLIIIDWYNYSKKHPSWFYQDNTHPTPVGSKYYSALIAKTIAKHARF
- the rnz gene encoding ribonuclease Z: MELQFLGTGAGQPSKKRNVSSIALKMLDEINEIWLFDVGEATQHQILRTNIRLRKVTKIFISHNHGDHIFGLPGLLATRSFQGDVGPLTIYGPSGLEQFVRTALRVSRTKVTYPIKFVVLDQGGLIYQGQGFKVYAEKLVHRVPSFGYRVVEDSHQGELLMDKLAQYNVPNGPLLGKLKNGEQISLADGTVLDGHDFLGPDKPGRIVTIIYDTRSTPTIAKLAKNADILVHESTFAGNEADLAHSYYHSTAVEAAKIARDNGVKSLYLNHISARYLGAKAKNLEKQARKVFPNTNLANDFDRVEIPMKGENNE
- a CDS encoding SDR family oxidoreductase, whose amino-acid sequence is MSDSLRNKVVVVTGASSGIGRSIALESAGRGATVILIARSKDKLERIAAEARELSGAASYTFPTDMGESEEIDATFKEIIKVTKHIDYLVNCAGFGKFEQFVEMNRREVTAMFQVNVLGLMYFTRLIGRVMMDQKSGQIINFGSIAGKIPTVKSAAYSASKAAVIQFSNVLRLELKSFGVKVMTVNPGPVYTNFFNIADKSGNYAQNVERFMLDPDDVAWQVVHYFGSNKRELNLPVSLAVLAKLYDLFPTIGDSLSLKYASRK
- a CDS encoding lipopolysaccharide assembly protein LapA domain-containing protein, whose translation is MKDKMQQAKLIFSLVLILLAVIFVVLNTNQVAISFGFFDVKLPLIIVLVVMIIIGVLIGWFWGSNKGNHDKKS
- the rpmF gene encoding 50S ribosomal protein L32; protein product: MAVPKRHTSKQKKRSRRGHIKLAVPAMHYDATTGEYRLSHRVSPKGYYKGRQVVNETSASDNN
- a CDS encoding bifunctional UDP-sugar hydrolase/5'-nucleotidase, with translation MKLVFLHSSDIHGYLLATDYQTNTDYDAPFGLSRVASVIKAEQAKYGAENVIVTDAGDCLQGAPLASYVHNAGTKEALKQYTDVYNAIGYDARVLGNHDFNYGLDYLKYYIAQNTAPMLNANILNQNTNEPAFGQAYRIIEKHGVKVGLIGITTQYIPHWEPADHVAGLKFTSAFAEVKHYAQILRPQVDVLGVIYHGGFEDDPQTGSEIMPHNGENEGAQILAQIPEVDVFLTGHQHQKMQMVVNQTAIVQPGYRGEAVGKVVLDIDDTTKKITSMSTELITTKDFAADQTVNKLTKALDQKTQSWLDQPIATLSEPAPIGNATKARLEGAPFINLLQAMQLHFTGADISATAVMSETAKGFDKQVTMRDILLNYPYSNQLCKVKLTGRALRHVIEHSLSFLTKDAAGKVTFLPEKRAFLFNFDVFYPVNYEADIARPVGQRLTKLELNGHPIEDEHTYYLAVNNYRVMGGGFYPEYSPDKIEEISDKDYVQMFQEFLTSGQVKVDTQANYHFF
- a CDS encoding YjzD family protein → MGRYIVTICWSVVYMLIVGFIAAPLTQNVFNLQDAVIVGIIFGILFAAIIPTITAHSSKDKSNFTKLK
- a CDS encoding DNA polymerase III subunit alpha; protein product: MKIAALQNISSFTLLASPIKIKDLLQAAKEQGYEAVALTDINFTYGLVNFYELAQKVGIKPLLGMQLRLNGLIDSAHQYDLIALAKSDAGYRNLLRLSSAINLLTENGTNQKILTLTELTKYLGELVLVVPANDRSELVHLQEQQEQLGNDFVRQLLKLVPQSSSLYLGVYASHHQENYLAYVQALAKQFSLPAVAVEDTRYLKPNEQFLRRTLQAIKAGTVLQDTEEIAKQKGSHFLASAQELSARYHEMDLDDALANTWQIAQDCNAKVIFRTPVLPQYKQQKFPTSKEYLNYLAQKGLQARFTNRPVPANYQKQLDYELGVIDQMGFNDYFLIVWDVINYCHRAGITTGPGRGSACGSLVSYSLKITEVDPIQYHLLFERFLNPARHEMPDIDLDIPDNRRDDVIKYMFQKYGMDHAAQILTFGTLAAKQVLRDTGRVFGLSEVELTKWSNSVPFAKGKITLQEAYKQSTKMRLLVGASAKNKLLFQTASRLEGLPRHYSIHAAGLVISDNSIAGISGLQTGQLGIPVTQQTKKYVEALGLLKIDFLGLRNLTILGDTLDLIAQQGKKIDPNQIPLDDPQTMTAFQQGNTDLVFQFESGGIRQVLRELHPDNFEDLVAVNALYRPGPMQNIQTFIARKKGKQKVTYPDPSLKTILAPTYGILVYQEQVMQTAQVLAGFSLGEADILRRAMSKKKQDVIEQERAKFIAGAVKKGHAKEVASRVYNYIEQFANYGFNRSHAVAYTKIAFWLAYLKVHYPAEFYAAMLNSNSGSRLKLSDYVMRAQEAGTKILPPDINHSTLDYQVINGRILVSLKAVKGVRLDLLKEIIQVRTQKPFASLDDFLRRIDVKFIKVKVIQALIQAGCFDHLYPNRKELLANSQEIIENVELTGQNIALSESLGGVPMKEVPEATNAEKAEMENEVLGFSTKTSPLVAAQKYAEQFNARPLRDFAINETGIAVGKLLNLKLIRTKKGSTMAFATFTDSTDRQEIVIFPNVYEKVQDNLKVGNVYLLGIRIQNDRYDSSKKQYILTNLKTINFKG